A genomic stretch from Sporocytophaga myxococcoides DSM 11118 includes:
- a CDS encoding leucine-rich repeat domain-containing protein: protein MTKKASIFIILFLGIQGILNAQNIAIPDKNFLAFLKKKFSNVIENDSLVPDLAKDIDGTLDCSEKNIQSLEGIQYFTGLEVLKANGNLLTTIPDISELKELTRIELTSNSLVSIPNLSSLPNLKTLFLYNNSLTTLPDLKGNTALSQLIASNNFLITLPELNSLVSLKKIDVGNNQITSLPSIEKLTLLEELTVWKNQLQALPDLQYNLNLIKINAGTNNLVSTPDVSKNVNLQELSLDRNLLTTIPDISNLTKLKIVEFHLNHFSFEDFIPLKGYPNFQNVFIISPQKDLYVNNQNGKEFSDFTIHTGIDSSLTNNIYEWYFKGNKIATTNEDILTIPNFTAANEGKYTVQITNSSFPGMTLRTDTFLVSVSPCLDFSKLTFSISGVNCLGSGSVLIKLEGENPATLVYELKSQSTANTYQSSFGSFTGLSDESYNLKVTLDANCQRDFPEVIKIPLEPCDETFITPNSDGDKDAFYFSETGKAVIYDKSGNKIKELSIPSEWNGTSDKGNVVPIGYYIANINNGANYIRISVLY, encoded by the coding sequence ATGACAAAAAAGGCCTCCATATTTATTATTCTCTTTCTGGGAATTCAAGGTATTCTAAATGCACAGAATATTGCAATTCCTGACAAAAACTTTCTTGCCTTTCTGAAAAAAAAATTCTCTAATGTCATTGAAAATGATAGCCTGGTTCCTGACTTGGCAAAAGATATCGATGGAACTCTGGACTGCTCGGAAAAGAATATACAGTCATTAGAAGGTATACAGTATTTCACCGGCCTTGAAGTCTTGAAAGCTAATGGTAACCTGCTTACTACAATTCCGGATATTTCAGAGCTGAAAGAATTAACCAGAATAGAACTCACTTCTAATAGTCTTGTTTCTATTCCTAACTTAAGTAGTCTGCCAAATCTTAAAACCCTGTTTCTTTACAACAACAGTCTTACAACTTTACCTGATTTAAAAGGAAATACGGCACTTAGCCAACTTATTGCATCAAACAATTTTTTAATCACCCTTCCTGAATTGAATAGTCTGGTAAGTCTTAAAAAAATAGATGTAGGAAACAATCAAATAACATCATTGCCATCTATTGAAAAGCTCACTTTGCTGGAAGAACTAACTGTCTGGAAAAACCAACTGCAGGCTCTCCCCGATCTGCAATACAATCTGAACCTTATTAAGATCAATGCAGGTACTAATAATCTAGTATCAACACCTGATGTAAGTAAAAATGTCAATCTTCAAGAGCTTTCACTTGACAGAAATCTTTTAACCACAATTCCTGATATTAGTAACCTTACAAAACTAAAGATAGTTGAGTTTCATCTAAATCATTTTTCATTTGAAGATTTCATTCCTCTTAAAGGATATCCAAATTTCCAAAATGTATTTATAATTTCGCCACAGAAAGACTTATATGTCAATAATCAGAATGGCAAAGAATTTTCAGATTTTACCATTCATACAGGTATTGATTCATCTCTGACAAATAACATTTATGAATGGTATTTTAAGGGAAATAAAATAGCAACTACAAATGAGGACATCCTTACTATACCAAATTTTACAGCTGCTAATGAAGGTAAATATACTGTCCAAATTACCAACTCATCATTCCCAGGTATGACACTCCGAACCGATACTTTTTTAGTCTCAGTATCTCCTTGTCTTGATTTTAGTAAGCTTACATTCAGCATATCCGGAGTCAATTGTCTGGGCTCAGGATCTGTTTTGATTAAACTGGAAGGTGAAAATCCGGCAACACTTGTATACGAATTGAAATCCCAAAGCACTGCCAATACCTACCAATCGAGCTTTGGATCATTTACAGGTCTTTCTGATGAATCTTATAACCTTAAGGTAACTCTGGATGCCAACTGCCAAAGGGATTTTCCGGAAGTCATAAAAATCCCACTTGAACCCTGTGATGAAACCTTTATCACCCCCAACAGTGATGGAGATAAAGACGCATTCTACTTTTCTGAAACCGGGAAGGCTGTAATCTATGATAAAAGCGGAAATAAAATTAAAGAGCTGTCAATTCCTTCAGAATGGAACGGCACATCAGATAAAGGTAATGTTGTACCTATAGGCTACTACATTGCAAATATTAATAATGGAGCTAACTATATCCGGATCAGCGTTCTCTATTAA
- a CDS encoding RNA polymerase sigma factor gives MKISEDQIPELIRNGKDKEVIPHLYKKVFPLVENYIRKNSGRKEDASDVFQDCLLLFYKQVIKNTFDPKYKVYGYLYRISINLWINKIKKEQRIQYLEAVGDEAFEEEPSPWDRPPERTDENVIKSLFSGIGEKCVELLTNTVYYNLLMEDIMIRMGFSSVDAVKMQQQRCKQKLIKEIENNPALADKLKGI, from the coding sequence GTGAAAATTTCAGAAGATCAAATACCGGAATTAATACGCAATGGTAAAGATAAGGAAGTTATTCCTCATCTTTATAAAAAAGTATTTCCTCTTGTTGAAAATTATATCCGAAAAAATTCGGGGAGAAAAGAAGATGCTTCTGATGTATTTCAGGACTGCCTTCTGCTTTTCTATAAGCAAGTGATAAAGAATACATTTGATCCTAAGTACAAGGTATACGGCTATCTTTACAGAATAAGTATTAATCTCTGGATTAATAAAATTAAGAAGGAACAAAGAATCCAATACCTTGAAGCGGTGGGTGATGAGGCCTTTGAAGAAGAGCCCTCTCCATGGGACCGACCGCCAGAACGTACAGATGAGAATGTCATTAAATCATTATTCTCCGGAATAGGAGAAAAATGTGTGGAGCTGCTTACCAATACTGTTTATTATAATCTTCTGATGGAAGACATAATGATCAGAATGGGCTTCAGCTCTGTCGATGCTGTTAAAATGCAACAGCAACGATGTAAACAAAAATTGATTAAAGAGATAGAAAATAACCCTGCTCTTGCAGATAAGCTAAAAGGAATATGA
- a CDS encoding efflux transporter outer membrane subunit, whose amino-acid sequence MKACVHIIRHCPYSNLLVLSIYLLLSCSFRPNNKRLKEIRENYESGKWKTYSSQRLSDTIRNTNSNNIQAWWTIFNDPTLDSLEELAVKANPDIITAIARLDEARANVKLSASDLFPAIRFNPSATRNQFSQNRPNPFQTTGNQLPGVIINTFQLPLDFDYEIDLWGKYRNNVQAAKHNYASYTADMNGVLLSITTDVAYYYMQVRVTDLKINIYTKALQTRKDNLILTEERYRVGLITLLDLSQAQSDYQTIQSQFYDLQNYRNAAEHALAMLCGLPAFSFSLPKKDWNIQLPQIPEGIPSDLLKRRPDIQSQEQRAEAANAVIGVYKAYKFPSLILTGSAGTLSREVNTLLSSDSKTWQLGATLSLPIFLGGRNTALIQMAKARYLQTTAQYERVILSSFREVEDALNTLAQRKEQSILQDSIIKTAELTAMLSRERYSKGLVTYYEVVNNERTALNTQSIAIQIRGDQFTYTIYLIKALGGSWQ is encoded by the coding sequence ATGAAAGCCTGTGTACATATTATTCGTCATTGTCCTTACTCGAATCTGCTTGTACTGAGCATTTATCTTTTACTATCCTGCTCCTTCCGACCGAATAATAAAAGATTAAAAGAGATCAGAGAAAATTATGAGAGTGGAAAATGGAAAACCTATTCATCTCAAAGACTTTCTGACACTATAAGAAACACTAACAGTAATAACATTCAAGCCTGGTGGACTATATTCAATGATCCAACACTTGATTCCCTTGAAGAGCTTGCTGTAAAAGCAAATCCTGATATCATAACTGCGATTGCAAGGCTCGACGAAGCAAGAGCCAATGTAAAACTATCAGCTTCAGATTTGTTTCCTGCAATACGTTTTAATCCATCAGCAACAAGAAATCAGTTTTCCCAAAACAGACCCAACCCATTCCAGACCACAGGAAATCAGCTTCCTGGGGTGATTATTAATACCTTTCAACTTCCTTTGGACTTTGATTATGAGATTGACTTATGGGGCAAATACAGAAATAATGTACAGGCAGCAAAACATAATTATGCCTCTTACACTGCAGATATGAACGGTGTTTTATTATCCATAACAACTGATGTAGCATATTATTACATGCAGGTAAGGGTTACTGATCTTAAGATTAACATATATACCAAAGCTCTTCAAACCAGAAAAGATAACCTTATACTCACTGAAGAGCGATACAGAGTAGGGTTAATAACTTTACTTGACTTAAGCCAGGCCCAGAGTGATTACCAAACTATACAGTCGCAGTTTTATGACCTTCAGAACTACAGAAACGCTGCAGAGCACGCCCTTGCTATGCTATGTGGACTTCCTGCTTTTAGCTTTTCCTTACCAAAAAAAGACTGGAACATTCAACTTCCACAAATACCTGAAGGAATTCCTTCTGACCTTTTAAAAAGAAGACCTGATATACAAAGTCAGGAACAACGTGCAGAAGCAGCCAATGCAGTTATTGGAGTTTATAAAGCATACAAATTTCCATCTCTTATCCTTACTGGTTCTGCTGGCACATTAAGCAGAGAGGTGAATACCCTTCTTTCTTCTGATAGTAAGACATGGCAACTTGGAGCTACTCTTTCTTTACCTATTTTTTTGGGAGGAAGAAATACAGCCTTGATTCAAATGGCCAAAGCAAGATATCTTCAGACCACTGCTCAATATGAAAGAGTTATCTTATCATCTTTCAGAGAAGTAGAAGATGCATTGAACACGCTAGCTCAAAGAAAAGAACAGTCCATTCTTCAGGACTCAATCATTAAAACTGCTGAGCTAACCGCAATGCTTTCAAGAGAAAGATATTCAAAAGGTTTGGTAACATATTATGAAGTAGTGAACAATGAAAGAACAGCACTGAATACACAAAGTATTGCAATACAGATTCGGGGCGATCAGTTTACATATACGATATACCTGATAAAAGCTTTAGGAGGCAGCTGGCAATAA
- a CDS encoding PorP/SprF family type IX secretion system membrane protein, with translation MRIYLLNIFFFLYLTVSAQVTDIFPENYTTYFNNTAIVNPGFVPEDSKAEFFSMYRQRTGAFQKIASYSVTCSKVFRKENKAAHLARVFFFNEKEGPYIDKPRAYFNYAYAIPISEETSLSAGLSAGFTQVYFSAPSATASGNSTMPDGAFGITFSRKKFFTGISSQQVFNAESNPIKANVKLRRYYNFLLRQEKDLSPSLKIRGNFMYQLLPSNSDLLNFALEGNYNDILGIGGAYKSREGLSLLGTVETNLGDDKIFICFAYNTGVLSKLKYGFNSIEINFAYKFN, from the coding sequence ATGCGCATTTATCTTTTAAATATTTTCTTTTTTTTATATCTAACTGTATCTGCGCAGGTTACAGACATATTTCCTGAAAACTATACAACCTACTTTAATAATACGGCAATTGTAAATCCCGGATTTGTTCCGGAAGATTCCAAAGCAGAATTTTTTTCCATGTACAGACAAAGGACCGGAGCATTTCAGAAAATAGCCAGCTATTCAGTGACTTGCAGTAAAGTTTTCAGAAAGGAAAACAAAGCAGCGCATCTTGCCAGGGTATTTTTTTTCAATGAAAAAGAAGGTCCCTATATCGATAAGCCCAGAGCTTATTTTAATTACGCTTATGCCATTCCTATTTCGGAGGAAACTTCCCTGTCTGCAGGTTTATCTGCAGGGTTTACCCAAGTTTATTTTTCTGCGCCCTCAGCGACAGCATCTGGTAATTCAACGATGCCAGACGGCGCTTTCGGTATTACCTTCAGTAGAAAAAAGTTTTTTACAGGAATTTCTTCTCAGCAGGTTTTCAATGCGGAGTCTAATCCTATAAAGGCAAACGTAAAACTTAGAAGGTACTACAATTTTTTACTAAGACAGGAAAAAGACTTAAGTCCTTCTCTAAAAATAAGAGGTAATTTTATGTATCAGCTTTTGCCATCAAATTCAGATCTCTTAAACTTTGCCCTGGAAGGGAATTATAATGACATCCTTGGTATCGGCGGAGCTTATAAAAGCAGGGAAGGTTTGTCTTTACTGGGCACTGTAGAAACTAATCTGGGGGATGATAAAATTTTTATTTGTTTTGCCTACAACACAGGTGTTTTGAGTAAATTGAAATATGGCTTTAACTCGATAGAGATAAATTTCGCCTATAAATTTAACTAA
- a CDS encoding PAS domain-containing sensor histidine kinase encodes MLNPSEIMIDESVLWKETFIKTLKRSSDGIFAFDEFGKIFFWNKSLELLTDYSPRLAVKLSYNDVFWPDSFAVLYNKVKDGEIVEIPLTRYSFKPGKKVYFKGNLFPVLDNEGKFFGGIGCLTQLTGPGFVEAEVLSEDDLIEEVESLARVGRWEMDIMTGYTFCSNQIYEIFEITPEGPVRLEDLFCYVHSEDISKVIQVIDCAREEKRSIDFNYRIITPNENLKYILGKAKPVLNEAGNLVRLLGYFQDITYRKRTDSLLSGIVHSSGMGFMMLKPVRNEDKDVIDFQPVFFNHFTEKFLNKKFRELRGKWFFAEYPGLVKLGILNQFRDVMTTGEASTNEVYYGEDGFSNWLRISAVRNEDSCIISFEDYTERVDALEELRKNQIFLYQSQEAANICSFEWELKSDNFKVTPELRKMFDYPSKGTITFKDIQNCVEEYDRSNIMTFVETIIETNEPWELECKVKTIMGREIYCWMKATIFIDNAGEKKLVGSIMDITKRKKAELDLEKSKLQLERISKALKELNEELEIKVKERTLDLSVSNERFRLISNATNDSMWDWDFITNEFWFNDAYKVHFGFENLEGKAGLDYWKTRIHPDDRTRILDSFESIFFSQESNWRNEYKFCKNNGTYGYVIDRGFVIRDDKGKVIRIVGCLTEITEIKAIESRLLESEETYRTLAESMPQLVWITNETGEIIFTNRKSEEYLGKPFDDLKGNGWFNFIHQNDISKALYKWNQSLATGAEYSVEYRLKNCLNDYRWFLSRAVPIKGENGKNVKWVGTSTDIHDQRMMLNNFASAQVKLSDINNQLNTKNEELKKINKELDNFVYMASHDLTSPVRNLESLMELLLNELNPDPNNVKLNFLINLVTRSISILKKTISDLSEVAKTEEDPFLIQEVNLDEVLEEVKDSIKDLIEGSEAIILEDFKVKSLKFRKKNMRSILFNLLSNAIKYKSIERKPVVGIRTELVSEDIILLTIQDNGKGIRKEDYPKVFAPFKRIDYGVEGTGIGMSIVKRIVDNNGGKIEVNSNPGEGTVFNIFLKI; translated from the coding sequence ATGTTGAACCCTTCCGAAATAATGATAGATGAATCAGTTTTGTGGAAGGAGACCTTCATCAAAACACTGAAAAGGTCTTCCGATGGAATATTCGCTTTTGATGAATTCGGGAAGATATTTTTCTGGAATAAATCTCTTGAATTATTGACTGACTATTCGCCGCGACTGGCGGTGAAACTTAGTTACAATGATGTTTTTTGGCCCGATTCTTTTGCTGTCTTATATAATAAAGTTAAGGATGGAGAAATTGTAGAAATTCCCCTAACTAGATATTCATTTAAACCAGGTAAAAAAGTTTATTTCAAAGGAAATCTATTTCCTGTTTTAGATAATGAAGGAAAATTCTTCGGAGGTATAGGATGCCTCACTCAACTGACGGGCCCTGGTTTTGTAGAAGCGGAAGTCCTAAGTGAAGACGATCTTATTGAAGAGGTGGAATCGCTCGCCAGAGTGGGTCGCTGGGAGATGGATATAATGACAGGCTATACTTTTTGTTCTAACCAGATTTATGAGATATTCGAAATTACTCCTGAGGGCCCAGTGCGTCTGGAAGATCTTTTTTGCTATGTTCATTCCGAAGATATTTCAAAAGTTATTCAGGTTATTGATTGTGCCCGTGAAGAAAAGAGATCTATTGATTTTAACTACAGAATTATAACTCCTAATGAGAATCTGAAATATATACTGGGAAAGGCCAAGCCCGTACTTAACGAAGCCGGCAACCTTGTCCGCCTCCTTGGATATTTTCAGGATATCACCTATAGAAAACGCACAGACAGCCTTTTGTCAGGTATTGTGCATTCTTCAGGAATGGGCTTTATGATGCTAAAGCCTGTAAGAAATGAAGATAAAGATGTTATAGATTTTCAACCTGTGTTTTTTAACCATTTTACCGAGAAGTTCCTTAATAAAAAGTTTAGGGAATTGCGTGGGAAATGGTTTTTTGCAGAATATCCGGGTCTCGTAAAACTGGGCATTCTGAATCAGTTCAGAGATGTAATGACAACGGGAGAGGCGAGTACTAACGAGGTCTATTATGGAGAAGATGGATTTTCAAACTGGTTAAGAATTTCAGCAGTGAGAAATGAAGATTCCTGTATTATAAGTTTTGAAGATTATACCGAGAGGGTTGATGCCCTTGAAGAACTTAGGAAAAACCAAATATTTCTTTACCAATCTCAGGAAGCCGCAAATATTTGTTCTTTTGAATGGGAATTAAAATCTGATAATTTCAAAGTCACTCCGGAATTGCGAAAGATGTTTGACTATCCTTCCAAAGGAACTATTACTTTTAAGGATATTCAGAATTGTGTTGAAGAATATGACAGGTCAAACATTATGACCTTTGTTGAAACGATCATTGAGACTAACGAACCATGGGAGCTTGAATGTAAAGTGAAGACGATCATGGGCAGGGAAATTTACTGCTGGATGAAGGCAACTATATTCATTGATAATGCCGGTGAGAAAAAACTTGTTGGAAGTATCATGGATATTACCAAAAGAAAGAAAGCTGAATTGGACCTGGAAAAGTCAAAGCTTCAGCTGGAGAGGATTTCCAAAGCGCTTAAAGAATTGAATGAGGAACTTGAGATAAAGGTGAAAGAAAGAACTCTTGATTTGTCCGTAAGCAATGAAAGGTTCAGGCTGATATCCAATGCTACGAATGACTCAATGTGGGACTGGGATTTTATTACCAATGAATTCTGGTTTAACGATGCTTATAAAGTACATTTTGGTTTTGAAAATCTTGAAGGTAAAGCCGGGCTTGACTACTGGAAAACCAGAATACATCCAGATGATCGAACACGTATCCTTGATAGCTTTGAATCAATATTCTTTTCTCAAGAATCAAACTGGAGAAATGAATATAAGTTTTGTAAGAATAATGGAACCTATGGTTATGTGATAGACAGAGGCTTTGTTATAAGAGATGATAAGGGGAAGGTGATAAGAATTGTAGGATGTCTTACTGAAATCACGGAAATCAAGGCCATAGAATCAAGACTTCTGGAAAGTGAAGAAACATACAGAACACTTGCCGAATCAATGCCGCAACTCGTCTGGATTACAAATGAAACGGGAGAGATTATTTTTACTAACAGAAAATCGGAAGAATATTTAGGTAAGCCTTTTGATGACCTCAAGGGTAATGGTTGGTTCAATTTTATTCATCAGAATGACATTAGTAAAGCCCTTTACAAATGGAATCAAAGTCTTGCAACTGGTGCTGAGTACAGCGTAGAGTACAGGCTTAAAAATTGCCTGAACGATTACAGATGGTTTCTATCAAGAGCAGTGCCTATTAAAGGTGAAAATGGAAAGAATGTAAAATGGGTTGGGACGTCCACTGATATACACGATCAAAGAATGATGCTGAATAATTTTGCATCTGCTCAGGTAAAATTGAGTGATATCAATAACCAACTCAATACAAAAAATGAAGAGCTTAAGAAAATAAATAAAGAGCTCGACAACTTTGTATACATGGCATCTCACGACCTTACCTCACCTGTAAGAAATCTTGAATCATTAATGGAACTACTCCTGAATGAGTTAAACCCTGATCCTAATAATGTAAAACTGAATTTTCTCATTAACCTTGTAACAAGGTCTATCAGCATTCTTAAGAAAACAATAAGCGATCTTTCCGAAGTAGCCAAAACAGAAGAAGATCCTTTTCTTATCCAGGAAGTAAATCTGGATGAGGTACTTGAAGAGGTGAAAGATAGTATTAAAGATCTGATTGAAGGAAGCGAAGCTATAATCCTGGAAGACTTTAAGGTTAAATCACTTAAGTTCAGAAAGAAGAATATGAGAAGTATCTTATTCAATCTGCTCTCCAATGCAATAAAATATAAGTCGATAGAGCGAAAGCCTGTCGTGGGGATCAGGACGGAGTTAGTATCAGAAGATATTATTCTTCTTACAATTCAGGATAATGGAAAAGGGATAAGAAAAGAAGATTATCCAAAAGTGTTTGCCCCATTTAAAAGAATAGACTATGGTGTGGAGGGTACTGGAATCGGAATGTCAATAGTTAAAAGAATTGTAGATAATAATGGTGGTAAAATTGAAGTAAACTCCAATCCGGGAGAGGGAACCGTTTTTAATATCTTCCTGAAAATTTAA
- a CDS encoding efflux RND transporter periplasmic adaptor subunit, producing the protein MKKRKIKLLPILILIIILAGLFLIGLLPKLRNKKMLNEEANEKINSTQPVILVKAIRTKDTTTIELPGEVRAFKETQIFARVNGYIKKWYTDIGTSVNNNQLLAEIETPEIDQQLAQAKASLSLAKANYDRISSVQIPGAVSKQEIDQARTSYEANLAIVRQTEAMLSFKIIRAPFAGIVTARNVDFGSLISPSNTIPMFKVEQIDILRTYVNVPQVYSANITSGIPAEIILEKFPEYSIRGNVARTAEALDPTSRTLLTEIHVRNSDLKLRPGMYVQVRFKPSREGEVVLIPANTLIVRAEGTEVATLNKDNSIKLKEIKIARDYGKFLAIYSGINGDEWLVTNPTDKLTNGTKVNVVGKQQASFTQDTGNQK; encoded by the coding sequence ATGAAGAAGCGTAAAATAAAATTATTACCAATACTCATATTGATAATAATACTCGCCGGTCTTTTCCTTATCGGCCTTCTACCAAAGCTGAGAAATAAAAAAATGCTAAATGAAGAAGCAAATGAAAAAATCAATTCAACACAACCTGTAATTCTGGTAAAAGCTATAAGAACCAAAGATACTACCACAATAGAACTTCCAGGTGAGGTAAGAGCCTTTAAAGAGACCCAGATTTTTGCTCGTGTAAACGGATACATTAAAAAATGGTACACAGATATTGGCACCTCTGTTAATAATAATCAATTGCTTGCCGAGATTGAAACACCCGAAATAGATCAGCAGCTCGCTCAGGCCAAAGCCTCATTATCCCTTGCAAAAGCAAACTATGACAGAATTTCCAGTGTTCAGATTCCCGGCGCTGTTTCCAAACAAGAGATAGATCAGGCTAGAACGAGCTATGAGGCTAATCTGGCTATTGTAAGACAAACAGAAGCCATGCTTTCCTTTAAAATAATCAGAGCTCCTTTTGCAGGAATTGTCACTGCTAGAAATGTTGACTTCGGAAGCCTCATTAGTCCCTCGAATACTATACCGATGTTTAAAGTAGAACAGATTGACATATTAAGAACTTATGTAAATGTTCCACAGGTATACTCAGCCAATATCACATCAGGCATTCCTGCAGAAATTATTCTTGAAAAATTTCCTGAATATTCTATCAGGGGAAATGTTGCAAGAACAGCTGAAGCTCTGGACCCTACCAGCAGAACTTTGCTTACAGAAATTCATGTCAGGAATTCTGATCTTAAATTAAGGCCAGGCATGTATGTGCAAGTCAGGTTTAAACCTTCACGAGAAGGAGAAGTCGTATTGATACCTGCGAATACACTTATCGTAAGAGCGGAAGGCACAGAAGTCGCCACTCTGAATAAGGATAACTCAATAAAACTAAAAGAAATTAAGATAGCCAGGGATTATGGAAAGTTTCTTGCAATCTATAGCGGAATCAATGGTGATGAATGGCTTGTTACAAACCCTACTGATAAGTTGACAAATGGGACCAAAGTAAATGTAGTTGGAAAACAACAAGCATCTTTCACTCAAGATACAGGTAATCAAAAATAA